Proteins encoded within one genomic window of Sphingosinicella ginsenosidimutans:
- a CDS encoding ACT domain-containing protein, with protein MRNAPDHARMFIEFAAAEGAMVRMLGLVERRGFIVHRAAMAEQPCGRRATLALTVEPRDESRSIDRLALQLGRLHGVGRVDHETALIREQAA; from the coding sequence ATGAGGAACGCCCCCGATCACGCGCGGATGTTCATCGAATTCGCGGCCGCGGAAGGCGCGATGGTGCGGATGCTCGGCCTGGTCGAGCGGCGCGGGTTCATCGTCCACCGCGCCGCCATGGCGGAGCAGCCCTGCGGCCGTCGCGCGACGCTCGCGCTTACGGTCGAGCCGCGCGACGAGAGCCGCTCGATCGATCGCCTCGCACTTCAGCTCGGCCGCCTCCACGGCGTCGGCCGCGTCGACCACGAAACCGCATTGATCCGGGAGCAAGCCGCATGA
- the ilvC gene encoding ketol-acid reductoisomerase, with amino-acid sequence MERIYTNDDASPAALKDGTIAIVGYGSQGRAHARNLRDSGFDVIVGARPDGKAAKRAAADGFRVFAPAEAARAAKLVALLTPDMSHRAVYEEAIAPNLASRATLLVAHGFSIQYKEIAPRDDIDIVLVAPKGPGDLVRREYEIGRGVPCLFAVHQDASGAARARALAYTQGIGGTTAGAIETSFAEETETDLFGEQAVLCGGATELVTAGYETLVDAGYQPAVAYFECLHELKLIVDLLYEGGIAKMHEFISETAKYGDLVSGPRVVNDETRARMREILGDIQSGAFARDWIEENRAGKPRYRDMLDADLAQPIEQVGARLRAHMAWLQSQPASKAA; translated from the coding sequence ATGGAACGAATCTACACCAACGACGATGCCAGCCCGGCCGCCCTCAAGGACGGCACGATCGCGATCGTCGGCTATGGCAGCCAGGGGCGCGCCCACGCCCGCAACCTTCGCGACAGCGGCTTCGACGTGATCGTCGGCGCGCGGCCGGACGGCAAGGCGGCGAAGCGCGCGGCGGCCGACGGCTTTCGTGTCTTCGCCCCCGCCGAGGCGGCGCGCGCGGCGAAGCTCGTCGCGCTGCTGACCCCGGACATGAGCCATCGCGCCGTCTATGAAGAGGCGATCGCGCCCAATCTGGCGTCGCGCGCCACCTTGCTCGTCGCCCACGGCTTTTCGATCCAGTACAAGGAGATCGCGCCGCGCGACGATATCGACATCGTGCTCGTCGCGCCCAAGGGGCCGGGCGATCTCGTTCGCCGGGAATATGAGATCGGGCGCGGAGTCCCGTGCCTGTTCGCGGTCCATCAGGATGCGAGCGGCGCGGCGCGGGCGCGGGCCCTGGCCTATACCCAGGGCATTGGCGGGACCACCGCCGGCGCGATCGAAACCAGCTTCGCGGAGGAGACCGAGACCGACCTGTTCGGCGAGCAGGCCGTCCTGTGCGGCGGCGCGACCGAGCTGGTCACGGCGGGCTACGAGACGCTGGTCGATGCCGGCTACCAGCCCGCCGTCGCCTATTTCGAATGCCTGCACGAGCTGAAGCTGATCGTCGACCTGCTCTATGAGGGCGGGATCGCGAAGATGCACGAGTTCATCTCGGAGACCGCCAAATATGGCGACCTCGTTTCCGGTCCGCGCGTCGTGAATGACGAGACGCGGGCGCGGATGCGCGAGATCCTGGGCGACATCCAGTCCGGCGCCTTCGCCCGCGACTGGATCGAGGAGAACCGCGCCGGCAAGCCGCGCTATCGCGACATGCTCGACGCCGATCTCGCCCAGCCGATCGAGCAGGTCGGCGCGCGCCTGCGCGCGCACATGGCCTGGCTCCAGTCCCAACCCGCTTCGAAGGCAGCGTAG
- the leuB gene encoding 3-isopropylmalate dehydrogenase produces the protein MTRIVLLPGDGIGPEVTEQARLCLAYLSERRELNLSFETHDFGGAAIDRHGEPLPEATLAACRAADGILLGAVGGPDWDDAPARPEAGLLGLRAALGLFANLRPARVIAGLEHLSPIRGDLVRGADILIVRELTGGAYFGTKTIDAERASDEFAYTREEIERVAHVAFAAARRRANRLTLVDKANVLATSRLWRQVVGEIALGYPEVAVEYVYVDAAAMALITNPRRFDVILTENMFGDILSDELAVIPGSIGLLASASTGTERAALFEPIHGSAPEIAGMDVANPAGAIASAAMLLDHVGQSEMAFLLRGALDDVLSSGTLTADLGGGASCSEFGEAVRTRIDARLCRVDAVRSLVGVNRGMTA, from the coding sequence ATGACCCGCATCGTCCTGCTGCCCGGCGACGGCATCGGCCCGGAAGTGACCGAGCAGGCGCGGCTGTGCCTCGCCTATCTGTCCGAACGGCGCGAGCTGAACCTCAGCTTCGAGACCCACGATTTCGGCGGTGCCGCGATCGACCGGCACGGCGAGCCGCTGCCCGAAGCGACGCTCGCCGCGTGCCGCGCGGCCGACGGCATCCTGCTCGGCGCGGTGGGTGGTCCCGACTGGGACGACGCCCCGGCGCGGCCGGAAGCGGGCCTGCTCGGCCTTCGCGCCGCGCTGGGCCTGTTCGCGAACCTGCGCCCGGCGCGGGTCATCGCCGGGCTGGAGCATCTGTCCCCGATCCGTGGCGATCTGGTCCGCGGCGCCGACATATTGATCGTTCGCGAGCTCACCGGAGGCGCCTATTTCGGCACGAAGACGATCGACGCCGAGCGCGCGTCGGACGAGTTCGCCTACACCCGCGAGGAGATCGAGCGCGTCGCCCATGTCGCCTTCGCCGCCGCCCGCCGCCGCGCCAACAGGCTCACCCTGGTCGACAAGGCGAACGTGCTCGCCACGTCGCGGCTGTGGCGGCAGGTCGTCGGCGAGATCGCGCTCGGCTATCCCGAGGTCGCGGTCGAATATGTCTATGTCGATGCCGCCGCGATGGCGCTGATCACCAACCCGCGCCGGTTCGACGTGATCCTGACCGAAAACATGTTCGGCGACATCCTGTCCGACGAGCTGGCGGTGATTCCCGGCTCCATCGGCCTGCTCGCCTCCGCGAGCACGGGGACGGAGCGCGCCGCCCTGTTCGAGCCGATCCACGGTTCGGCGCCCGAGATCGCTGGGATGGACGTCGCCAATCCGGCCGGCGCGATCGCCAGCGCGGCGATGCTGCTCGACCATGTCGGCCAGTCCGAAATGGCATTCCTGCTGCGCGGCGCGCTCGACGATGTGCTGAGCTCCGGAACGCTGACGGCGGACCTGGGCGGCGGCGCGAGCTGCTCCGAATTCGGCGAGGCAGTGCGGACCCGGATCGATGCGCGGCTTTGCAGGGTCGATGCGGTCCGCAGCCTGGTCGGCGTGAACAGGGGCATGACCGCGTGA
- a CDS encoding homoserine kinase, protein MTDRATASAPASIGNVAVGFDVLGQAFDAARDSVTAVREAKKGARLGEVGGLVTQLPEVPARNTALAAAKALLDAVDAPFGVRLSITKGVPLSAGMGGSAASAVAAVVAVNALLETPLPLADLLPFALEGERVSSDPPPWDNVVASLFGGLALVARERPGGVHRLPTPKSVVAVLLHPPVETRTSTARRLLKPQVPMRIAVEHSRRIAAFVAGCATGNVDLLRAGLDDLLVEPQRTPLLPALPAVKQAALAAGALGCSFSGAGPSVFAWALAHEAGRVERAMAAAFRAAGLEATAYRAPVESAGARLEDGEAAREAA, encoded by the coding sequence ATGACCGATCGGGCCACGGCGAGCGCGCCGGCGAGCATCGGCAATGTCGCGGTCGGCTTCGACGTGCTCGGCCAGGCCTTCGATGCCGCGCGCGACAGCGTCACGGCGGTGCGCGAGGCGAAGAAGGGGGCGCGGCTCGGCGAGGTGGGCGGCCTCGTGACGCAGCTCCCCGAGGTGCCCGCCCGGAATACCGCTCTGGCGGCGGCGAAGGCGCTGCTCGATGCGGTCGACGCGCCCTTTGGCGTGCGCCTGTCGATCACGAAGGGCGTGCCGCTGTCGGCCGGGATGGGCGGATCGGCGGCCTCCGCGGTTGCCGCGGTGGTCGCGGTCAATGCCCTGCTGGAGACGCCGTTGCCGCTGGCCGACCTGCTTCCGTTCGCGCTTGAAGGCGAGCGCGTCTCGTCCGATCCGCCGCCCTGGGACAATGTCGTCGCCAGCCTGTTCGGCGGCCTCGCGCTCGTCGCGCGGGAGCGGCCCGGCGGCGTCCACCGCCTGCCGACGCCGAAGAGCGTGGTCGCGGTGCTGCTGCACCCGCCGGTCGAAACCAGGACCAGCACCGCCCGGCGGCTGCTGAAGCCGCAGGTGCCGATGCGGATCGCGGTGGAACATTCGCGGCGTATCGCGGCCTTCGTCGCCGGCTGCGCGACCGGCAATGTCGATCTGCTGCGCGCCGGGCTCGACGATCTGCTCGTCGAGCCGCAGCGTACGCCGCTGCTGCCGGCGCTCCCGGCGGTGAAGCAGGCGGCGCTCGCCGCCGGCGCGCTCGGCTGCTCCTTCTCGGGCGCCGGACCATCGGTCTTCGCCTGGGCGCTGGCGCACGAGGCGGGCCGGGTCGAGCGCGCAATGGCCGCCGCGTTCCGCGCGGCGGGCCTCGAAGCGACAGCCTATCGTGCGCCGGTCGAAAGCGCCGGCGCGCGGCTGGAGGACGGCGAAGCCGCACGGGAGGCCGCGTGA
- the ilvG gene encoding acetolactate synthase 2 catalytic subunit: MFPASVPKSPEAPASPAAEPVSGARLVVEALEREGVRHVFGYPGGAIMPVYDALPGSGLNHILVRHEQAAALAADAYGRVTGRPGVCIATSGPGATNLVTGIANAFMDSVPMVAITGQVASPLMGTDAFQEVDIFGITLPIVKHSYVIRSVEEIPAVFAEAFMLARSGRPGPVLIDLPKDMGQKSGAPSPAAPAAAPLRLAPDPDAIARANALIAAAKRPILYFGGGVCIARAEAALRSFAARTGIPSVATLKGLGALPTDAPGFLGMIGMHGTRAANNAVDACDLLICVGARFDDRATGKLDTFAPRAKVIHIDGDPAEIGKLRRPEVGIAGDLAQSLDGLVAVPDAADWRGECAANAARWAPTYDAPGSGIYAPAMLKALSEAAPDNLIVTCDVGQHQMWVAQHCRFTRPNAHLTSAGLGTMGYGIPAGIGALLADPEATVLTVTGDGSIMMNIHELATIRRYRLPLKILLLDNSQLGMVRQWQELFFEENFSEVDLSDNPDFAEIARAFGIEAFTIDRRDEVPGAIRRLLETPGAIFCHARIDPRENVWPLVPPNKSNTEMMEKSR; the protein is encoded by the coding sequence ATGTTTCCCGCCAGCGTCCCGAAGTCCCCCGAAGCACCGGCCAGCCCGGCGGCGGAGCCAGTCTCCGGCGCCCGGCTGGTCGTGGAGGCGCTGGAGCGGGAGGGCGTGCGCCATGTCTTCGGCTATCCCGGCGGCGCGATCATGCCGGTGTATGACGCGCTGCCGGGATCAGGCCTGAACCACATCCTTGTCCGCCACGAGCAGGCCGCGGCGCTCGCCGCCGACGCTTACGGCCGCGTCACCGGCCGGCCGGGCGTGTGCATCGCCACATCCGGCCCGGGCGCGACGAACCTCGTCACGGGCATTGCCAATGCCTTCATGGACAGCGTCCCGATGGTGGCGATCACGGGCCAGGTCGCGAGCCCGCTGATGGGGACCGACGCGTTCCAGGAAGTCGACATTTTCGGGATCACCCTGCCGATCGTGAAGCACAGCTATGTGATCCGATCGGTCGAGGAGATACCGGCCGTCTTCGCCGAGGCGTTCATGCTGGCGCGTTCGGGGCGGCCCGGCCCGGTGCTGATCGATCTGCCCAAGGACATGGGGCAGAAATCCGGCGCGCCGTCGCCCGCCGCGCCGGCCGCGGCGCCGCTCCGGCTGGCGCCCGATCCGGACGCGATCGCCCGCGCCAACGCGCTGATCGCGGCGGCGAAGCGGCCGATCCTCTATTTCGGCGGCGGCGTCTGCATCGCCCGCGCGGAGGCGGCGCTGAGGAGCTTTGCGGCGCGCACCGGGATCCCATCGGTCGCCACGCTGAAGGGCCTTGGCGCGCTGCCCACCGACGCGCCGGGCTTCCTCGGCATGATCGGGATGCACGGCACCCGCGCCGCCAACAATGCGGTGGACGCCTGCGATCTCCTGATCTGCGTCGGCGCCCGCTTCGACGATCGCGCGACCGGCAAGCTCGACACGTTCGCGCCGCGCGCGAAGGTGATCCACATCGACGGCGATCCGGCCGAGATCGGCAAGCTGCGGCGGCCGGAGGTCGGCATCGCGGGCGATCTCGCGCAAAGTCTCGACGGGCTGGTCGCCGTGCCGGACGCCGCCGACTGGCGCGGCGAGTGCGCGGCCAATGCGGCCCGCTGGGCGCCGACCTACGATGCGCCGGGGAGCGGCATCTACGCGCCCGCGATGCTGAAGGCCTTGAGCGAGGCGGCGCCCGACAATCTGATCGTCACCTGCGACGTCGGCCAGCACCAGATGTGGGTGGCGCAGCATTGCCGCTTCACCCGCCCGAACGCGCACCTGACCAGCGCCGGGCTCGGCACGATGGGCTATGGGATCCCGGCCGGGATCGGCGCGCTGCTCGCCGACCCCGAGGCCACGGTGCTGACCGTCACCGGCGACGGCTCGATCATGATGAACATCCACGAGCTGGCGACGATCCGGCGCTACCGCCTGCCGCTCAAGATCCTGCTGCTCGACAACAGCCAGCTCGGCATGGTCCGGCAATGGCAGGAACTGTTCTTCGAGGAGAATTTCTCGGAGGTCGACCTGTCCGACAATCCCGATTTCGCCGAGATCGCGCGCGCCTTCGGCATCGAGGCCTTCACGATCGACCGGCGCGACGAGGTGCCGGGCGCGATCCGCCGCCTGCTCGAAACGCCGGGCGCGATCTTCTGCCATGCGCGGATCGACCCGCGCGAGAATGTCTGGCCGCTGGTGCCACCCAACAAATCCAACACCGAGATGATGGAGAAATCCCGATGA
- a CDS encoding 2-isopropylmalate synthase, whose product MNRVRIFDTTLRDGEQAPGFSMTEEGKRKMARTLAALNVDVIEAGFAAASPGDARAIHAIAGEIEGPIICSLARSTRGDIEAAAQALAPATRKRIHIFLGTSPLHREFKLKLDKGQVIDAIRDSVAFARGFTDDVEFSAEDAIRTERDFLVEALSVAAAAGATTLNVPDTVGYTTPDEIYDLFRHLGDQVERGPEVIFSAHCHDDLGMAVANSLAAVRGGARQVECAINGIGERAGNCALEDVVMALKTRSDAFGVTTDVDTTKIMAASRMLAQVTNVSPPRNKAIVGANAFAHEAGIHQHGVLQNRETYEIMKPEDIGLATDGIVLGKHSGRHALAKRANALGFALEGAALDRAFAAFKEVADEVGLVDDARLAALLAAQDGRGDDKLWTLSRVEIRAPATPQAHPVARVELEHGNRGRLTDLASAPGALDAAFLAVSQIMGVPARVDGLDMQYVAADPEDRASDGQGASVLVEIRIDAEGEVFSGRARDRDILPCCVAAYVDAASNAAAVRRARAHSTPAQRAA is encoded by the coding sequence ATGAACCGCGTACGCATTTTCGACACGACCCTGCGCGACGGCGAGCAGGCGCCGGGCTTTTCGATGACCGAAGAGGGCAAGCGCAAGATGGCGCGCACGCTCGCCGCGCTCAACGTCGACGTGATCGAGGCCGGCTTCGCCGCCGCCTCGCCGGGCGACGCGCGCGCGATCCATGCCATCGCCGGCGAGATCGAGGGGCCGATCATCTGCTCGCTCGCCCGATCGACGCGCGGCGACATCGAGGCGGCGGCCCAGGCGCTGGCACCCGCGACGCGCAAGCGCATCCATATCTTCCTTGGCACGAGCCCGCTGCACCGCGAGTTCAAGCTGAAGTTGGACAAGGGGCAGGTGATCGACGCGATCCGCGACTCCGTCGCCTTCGCGCGCGGCTTCACCGACGATGTGGAATTCTCGGCCGAGGACGCCATCCGCACCGAGCGCGACTTCCTGGTCGAGGCGCTGTCGGTCGCCGCGGCGGCGGGGGCGACGACGCTCAACGTCCCCGACACGGTGGGCTACACCACGCCGGACGAGATTTACGACCTGTTCCGCCATCTGGGGGACCAGGTCGAGCGCGGGCCGGAGGTGATCTTCTCCGCCCATTGCCATGACGATCTCGGCATGGCGGTCGCCAACAGCCTGGCGGCGGTACGCGGCGGGGCGCGGCAGGTAGAATGCGCCATCAACGGCATTGGTGAACGGGCGGGCAATTGCGCGCTCGAGGATGTCGTGATGGCGCTCAAGACCCGCTCCGATGCTTTCGGCGTCACCACCGACGTCGACACCACCAAGATCATGGCCGCCAGCCGGATGCTCGCCCAGGTCACCAACGTGTCGCCGCCGAGGAACAAGGCGATCGTCGGGGCCAATGCCTTCGCGCACGAGGCCGGCATCCACCAGCATGGCGTGCTGCAGAACCGGGAAACCTACGAGATCATGAAACCAGAGGATATCGGGCTTGCGACGGACGGGATCGTCCTTGGCAAGCATAGCGGGCGCCACGCGCTCGCCAAACGGGCGAACGCGCTCGGCTTCGCGCTCGAAGGGGCGGCGCTCGACCGCGCCTTCGCCGCATTCAAGGAGGTGGCCGACGAGGTCGGGCTGGTCGACGATGCCCGGCTCGCCGCCTTGCTTGCCGCCCAGGACGGGCGCGGCGACGACAAATTGTGGACGCTGTCGCGGGTCGAGATCCGCGCGCCGGCGACGCCGCAGGCGCATCCGGTGGCGCGCGTCGAGCTGGAGCATGGCAATCGCGGCCGGCTGACCGACCTTGCCTCCGCGCCTGGCGCGCTCGACGCCGCCTTCCTCGCGGTCAGCCAGATCATGGGCGTGCCGGCCCGGGTCGACGGGCTCGACATGCAATATGTCGCCGCCGATCCCGAAGACCGGGCGAGCGACGGGCAGGGGGCGAGCGTGCTGGTCGAGATCCGCATCGACGCCGAAGGAGAGGTCTTCTCCGGTCGCGCGCGCGATCGCGACATCCTGCCCTGTTGCGTCGCCGCCTATGTCGACGCCGCCAGCAATGCCGCCGCGGTCCGCCGCGCGCGGGCCCATTCGACCCCCGCGCAGCGCGCGGCCTGA
- a CDS encoding dihydroxy-acid dehydratase, producing the protein MTDKTLPSSEMKDGPARAAARAMLRATGLDDAAMARPMVAIVNTWSNVTPCNIHLKGLAEHARRGILAAGATPVDFNTIVVTDGIAMGTGGMRASLMSRETIADSAELAVRGHSLDAALFIVGCDKTIPAAAMAAARLDVPSVILYGGSIMQGRLGERKLTIQDVFEAIGAHGAGRIDDAGLREVEAAACPGAGACGGQFTANTMALAMTFLGLSPAGLNDIPATHPDKPKAAEEAGRVLVEALKAGRNARQFITPTSLRNAAIAGTATAGSTNLVLHLLAIAREAGIAEADFNIDLFDEVSRATPVIADLKPAGRFMAPDMSEAGGSALLGRRLAEAGLIADAPTVTGRSLFETFADAAETPGQEVILTVDKPLKPRGGYGVLYGNLAPEGCVVKLAGQSRLRFEGPAKVYDGEEACFAAVSAGEIEDGDIVVIRGEGPVGGPGMREMLGVTAAIQGRGLGDSVALVTDGRFSGATHGFMVGHVAPEAARGGPIARLRTGDRIVIDVEARTIGTDADLDSRAPAAPVDRGEVTGAYAKYARLVGSASQGAVTSGA; encoded by the coding sequence ATGACTGACAAGACCCTGCCTTCGAGTGAGATGAAGGATGGCCCGGCGCGGGCCGCCGCGCGGGCAATGCTGCGCGCCACCGGCCTCGACGATGCGGCGATGGCGCGGCCGATGGTGGCGATCGTCAACACCTGGTCGAACGTCACGCCCTGCAACATCCACCTGAAGGGCCTTGCCGAACATGCGCGGCGGGGCATTCTCGCGGCCGGCGCGACGCCGGTCGATTTCAACACGATCGTCGTCACCGATGGAATCGCGATGGGGACCGGCGGAATGCGCGCCTCCCTGATGAGCCGCGAGACGATCGCCGATTCCGCGGAGCTCGCGGTGCGTGGCCATTCGCTGGACGCGGCCTTGTTCATCGTCGGCTGCGACAAGACGATCCCGGCCGCGGCGATGGCGGCGGCGCGGCTCGATGTGCCGAGCGTCATCCTCTACGGCGGCTCGATCATGCAGGGGCGGCTGGGCGAGAGGAAACTCACCATCCAGGACGTGTTCGAGGCGATCGGCGCGCATGGCGCCGGCCGGATCGACGATGCGGGCCTGCGCGAGGTGGAGGCCGCGGCCTGCCCCGGCGCCGGCGCCTGCGGCGGGCAGTTCACCGCCAACACGATGGCGCTGGCGATGACCTTTCTCGGCCTGTCGCCGGCCGGGCTCAACGACATTCCCGCGACCCATCCGGACAAACCGAAGGCGGCGGAGGAGGCGGGGCGCGTCCTTGTCGAGGCGCTGAAGGCCGGGCGCAACGCGCGGCAGTTCATCACCCCGACCAGCCTGCGTAACGCGGCCATCGCGGGGACGGCGACGGCGGGTTCGACCAACCTCGTGCTCCATCTCCTCGCCATCGCGCGCGAGGCGGGGATCGCCGAGGCGGATTTCAACATCGACCTGTTCGACGAGGTCAGCCGAGCGACCCCGGTGATCGCCGACCTCAAACCCGCCGGCCGTTTCATGGCGCCTGACATGAGCGAGGCGGGCGGATCGGCGCTGCTCGGCCGCCGGCTCGCCGAGGCGGGGCTGATCGCGGACGCGCCGACCGTCACCGGACGGAGCCTGTTCGAGACCTTCGCCGATGCTGCCGAAACGCCGGGGCAGGAGGTGATCCTGACGGTCGACAAGCCGCTCAAGCCGCGCGGCGGCTATGGCGTGCTCTACGGCAATCTCGCGCCCGAAGGCTGCGTGGTGAAGCTCGCCGGCCAGTCGCGGCTGCGCTTCGAAGGGCCGGCCAAGGTCTATGACGGCGAGGAGGCCTGCTTCGCCGCAGTGAGCGCCGGCGAGATCGAGGATGGCGACATCGTCGTGATCCGCGGCGAAGGCCCGGTCGGCGGGCCGGGGATGCGGGAGATGCTCGGCGTGACGGCGGCGATCCAGGGCAGGGGGCTCGGCGACAGCGTCGCGCTGGTGACGGACGGGCGTTTTTCGGGCGCGACCCACGGCTTCATGGTAGGCCATGTCGCACCGGAAGCGGCGCGCGGCGGCCCGATCGCGCGGCTGCGCACCGGCGATCGCATCGTCATCGACGTCGAGGCGCGCACGATCGGCACCGACGCCGATCTCGATTCTCGCGCGCCGGCGGCGCCGGTCGATCGCGGCGAAGTGACTGGCGCTTACGCGAAATATGCGCGCCTCGTCGGTTCGGCTTCGCAGGGCGCGGTGACGAGCGGCGCATGA
- the thrC gene encoding threonine synthase, which yields MRYVSTRGAAGVGLGQAIRAGAAPDGGLYVPEDVPAAGAAELAEASLAEFAAAMLAPFFAGDPLADELPAICAEAFDFPVPIVTPDPARPGLRALELFHGPTGAFKDFGARFLMACFDRLGDPCRPLSVLVATSGDTGGAVGCAAEGRDAVRATILYPAGRVSPFQAAQLSCWGAPVQALEVDGDFDDCQRLVKAAFADRVLAGAHNLTSANSINIGRLLPQVAYLAYASVRAARETGGEVGFIIPSGNLGHGFAALYARAMGFPIRPIVLATNANRTLADWKATGVYSPRASVATIANAMDVGAPSNFERLAALPPEQRRLGVELVTDAQIRERIRIEHGSSGYVWCPHSATAVEAYARLSDRVRDEVTWIAAATAHPFKFAEIVEPLIGAAIAPSPALAAIADRPLARRAIPARLDALVAALRPAPEPAHA from the coding sequence GTGAGATATGTGAGCACCAGGGGAGCGGCCGGCGTCGGCCTCGGCCAGGCGATCCGCGCCGGCGCCGCGCCCGACGGCGGGCTCTACGTGCCCGAAGACGTGCCCGCCGCCGGTGCGGCGGAGCTCGCCGAGGCTTCGCTGGCCGAGTTCGCGGCGGCCATGCTCGCGCCCTTTTTCGCCGGCGATCCGCTGGCGGACGAGCTGCCGGCGATCTGCGCCGAGGCGTTCGACTTTCCAGTGCCGATCGTCACGCCCGATCCGGCGCGGCCGGGGCTCCGCGCGCTGGAGCTGTTCCACGGGCCGACCGGCGCCTTCAAGGATTTCGGCGCACGCTTCCTGATGGCCTGTTTCGACCGGCTCGGCGATCCGTGCCGGCCATTGTCGGTGCTGGTGGCGACATCCGGCGACACCGGCGGGGCGGTCGGCTGCGCCGCCGAAGGGCGCGATGCGGTGCGCGCGACGATCCTCTATCCCGCCGGCCGCGTCTCGCCGTTCCAGGCGGCGCAGCTCAGCTGCTGGGGCGCGCCGGTGCAGGCGCTGGAGGTCGATGGCGATTTCGACGATTGCCAGCGGCTGGTGAAGGCCGCCTTCGCCGATCGCGTGCTCGCCGGCGCGCACAATCTCACCTCCGCCAACTCGATCAACATCGGCCGGCTGCTGCCGCAGGTCGCCTATCTCGCCTATGCCTCGGTCCGAGCGGCGCGCGAGACCGGCGGCGAAGTCGGCTTCATCATCCCGAGCGGCAATCTCGGCCACGGTTTCGCCGCTCTCTATGCGCGGGCGATGGGCTTTCCGATCCGGCCGATCGTGCTCGCGACCAACGCCAACCGGACGCTGGCCGACTGGAAGGCGACCGGCGTCTATTCGCCGCGCGCGTCGGTGGCGACGATCGCCAATGCCATGGACGTCGGCGCGCCGAGCAATTTCGAGCGGCTCGCGGCGCTGCCGCCGGAGCAGCGCAGGCTCGGGGTCGAGCTGGTGACCGACGCCCAGATCCGCGAGCGGATCCGCATCGAACATGGATCGAGCGGCTATGTCTGGTGCCCGCATTCGGCAACCGCCGTCGAGGCCTATGCGCGCCTCTCCGATCGGGTCCGCGACGAGGTGACGTGGATCGCGGCGGCGACCGCGCACCCGTTCAAGTTCGCTGAGATCGTCGAGCCGCTGATCGGCGCGGCGATCGCGCCGTCGCCGGCGCTGGCCGCGATCGCCGATCGGCCGCTGGCGAGACGCGCGATCCCGGCGCGGCTCGACGCGCTCGTGGCCGCGCTCCGGCCAGCCCCCGAACCCGCACACGCCTGA